Within the Metasolibacillus fluoroglycofenilyticus genome, the region GGCGCATCGTATTTGTACGCAGCTCAATATCTACATCATCTAGCGCAAATAATACAGCCACTGGCACGTCGTCATAAGAAGTTAAGAATTTATGTCTTTTCCGCATTTCACGATAAACTATCTGTGCCCGCTGTGCTTGTTGTTCTTTAAATTCATTTGTTAAAAATAGCGCTGCAATCGTTGTATAAGATGTGTTTGAGAACTTTGCTTTGCGTAAAATCTCCGTATTGCTTAATAATTCATTAATTGCTTCCTTTTTGTCCGGCTCGCCTGCAATATGCATTGCATAAATATACTGCACTAAAAGATTTGTGCGCAATGTGGAAAAGAAGCCTGTTTCTTTTTTTATTGCGCTAACAGCTTCCTCTAATTCAGCGATATTAACTTCTTGTTGTCTCACCGTGTAGTATGATGCCATTAGCAAAACAACCGGTTTCCCTACAGACCATCCTGCAAATTTTTCAATTTCTTTGTAATTTTGTTCGAACAGTTGAATTATTTTTTCCATAGCAAGCACCTTCCTTTATCTATATTCTACGTGGAAGTGTGCTTAAAGGATTCATTTTTTACGCTTTTCCACTGTACCAAATGGGTGGTCAGGTGGAGCATAAATCGAAAACAGCTTTAATGGCTGTCGCCCAATATTAATGACATTATGCCATTTTCCAGCAGGTACAAAAATCGCATCCCCTGCATTTACAGCCCGCTCTACCTCAAAATAATCTCTACGGTCGCCTATTCGAACGAAGCCTTGCCCTTCCTCAATATAGAGCAATTGGTCTGTTGCTGGATGACGCTCCATGCCGATATCCTCGCCAACACGAATATTCATCAACGTCGTTTGCAAATGCTTTCCCGTCCAAATCGCTCTACGAAATGCCTGATTTTGTATTGTGGCATTGCGCAAGTTAACTACATACGGATGCCTACCATAATCTCGCATTGACGTGCTGTCATCATGCGGCCAATGCCACGGGTTGTTCGGCTGCATAGGATGTTGCGGCATCATTGGATGATACGGATATTGCTGCATCGGTGTTTGTGCATAATAATAGCCGTTATAATACACTTTTTAGCCTCCTCTAAAATATAAGCTCGCCTTATGCTATGCAAAACTAGATACAAATGTCCCAATTAGGAGGCGTCCAAAAACCACGCATTGCTGCTATTTTGGCAAAATAGCGCTTTCTTTGAAAACGGGAGAAACACGAGGGTTAGCGGTGAGGGCTTCTAAAAGGTCATTTGGAGATACTCCTACTGCGATATAACTACTGTAGGAGCACGCGAATTTAGTAATTATTTAATATGGAAACATGCGCTTACAAAACAAAATCCCCTTTTCAGAAAGCTCTCACTATTGTCACGGGTAAATTCTTTGCTGAAACAATAGAAAAAGCGCCCATCAAGCAACTACACTGTTTGTCGGCGCCTCCCTCATTTGATTTTCATCATTTTAACAATACCGAAAATTATAATGCTAAAAAGTAACACGAGTAGCACAATTAAAGTAGATGAGTCAAGCAATAGCTTTTTTTGTTGAGCAATTATTACAATTTCATATGTAATATACGCAAAAATAAGGCAACATATATTTTTCGTGTAGTTCAATACTTTTTTACTTGCTTTATAAAACTGCTCTACATTTGATTCATTTAGACGCGCGGGATAATTATGCAAATGCGGCTTTTTTTCTAATATTTGCAGCATGAAAAATAAGGCGATGCCTATAATCGGCAAAATAAGTATTTCGTATTTGGAGCCCCAACGATCTATTTCACCAACTCCATTAAAATGCATCGGCACTTGTGCAGGCAAAGTTGTCCAATTTAAAGCAATAAATATAACAGCAAATAATAGCGCAGCAATACCTATAATATCTGCAATTTTTTCTGTAGTTGATTTTGGAAGATTAATTTTTGGTCGATAAGGTTCCTTTAACATATACACACCTCTTTCTCTATTTTGTTCACAGCTTTTATACCGTTTAAAGTATCAAAAAGTTTCAAAATATATTTTAGTTGTTTTTTTATGTTGTAAGTTGCGAGTTTTATTAATTTATCTACAATTTCTTTCAATTTACTGCTTAAAAAGCTGATGCATTTGTGCATCAGCTTTTTAAGTAAATTAATTTTCCTGTTCATTTTCTAGCATTTTATGCATATATTCAATAATTTCTCGAATACCATCTAAAGAATTGACTAGAATTTTTGGGTCAACACATGTAATCATGCGGTTTTCTAGATTTGCAACGGCTGTAAAATATTTTGTTTTAGCATAGTTGACCAATCCGATTTGCTGTAATTCGTTATCGCTAAAATCTAAAATTTCCTTCGCATCAGATACGACAAGTCCGTAATTGACGATGTCTGTATTTAGTACAATCATGCGCACTAAATCACCTGTGCTTGGCGTATTATATAAAATTCGTTGAAAATCAATAACTGGTATTAATTCGCCTCGAATTCGTGTAAAGCCAAGTAAGTAGTCGGGCAAATGTGGAATGGGTGTGATTTGCTCAAGCTTTTCAATTGATACTACTTGCTCAACTGGTGCAGCATATTCTTCATTGCCGCAACCAAAAACAACTGATTTACGAAAGTCCATGATTTGCCCTCCCCTATTTCACTGTTTGTTTCACAACTTCTACTAATAAGCTCGTCAGCTTTTCTAATTCAGAAATTGGCATGCGCTCATTCGTCGTATGAATTTCCTCATAGCCAACTGCAAAATTTACTGTCGGGATACCAAAACCTGATATAATATTTGCATCGCTACCGCCACCTGACGCAAATAGCTTTGGCTCACCACCAATTGCACGAACTGCAGCTGTAGCTACTTGTACAACTTTATCGCTCTCAGTTACACGGAAGCCCGGATACATCAGCTTTACTTCCACCTCTGCACGACCGCCTAATTCAGCAGCAGTACGCTCAAATATTTCTTTCATATGTGCTGTTTGCGCATTTAATTTTTCTTCTACAATTGAACGCGCCTCAGCTAAAATTAATACTTCATCACACACGATATTTGTTGCCTTTCCACCCTCAAAGCGCCCAATATTTGCTGTTGTTTCAAAATCTAAGCGCCCTAGCTTCATTTGAGCTATCGCTTTTGCAGCAATTGTAATGGCTGAAATACCTTTTTCTGGTGCTACACCAGCATGTGCTGACTTACCAATGATTTTTGCGTTAACCTTTGCTTGGAACGGTGCTGCTGTGACGATTTCGCCCACTTTTCCACTGCTATCTACCGCGAAGCCATATTTTGCAATAATATGCTTAGGATTCAATTCCTTTGCGCCTACTAAGCCGCTCTCTTCACCTGCTGTAATAATAAATTGAATTGTACCATGTGCGATATTTTCTTCCTTTAAACGGCGCACCATTTCAAATAATGCGGAAATACCCGCCTTATCATCTGCACCTAAAATTGTTGTGCCGTCTGAGTAAATATAGCCATCATCGCGAACTTCGGGACGGATACCGACACCCGGCACTACCGTGTCCATATGGCATGTAAAATAAATTGGCTCTACATCTGCATTACCTTGCAATGTAGCAATAATATTGCCAGCTCCATGGCCGTTGCGTGTATGTGCATCATCTTGGAATACATCGAAGCCTAGCTCCTGTAATTTCGCCACTAAAACAGGCGCAATCTTCTCCTCATGTTTTGTTTCAGAATCAATTTGTACTAGCTCTAAAAATTCATTTATTAAACGACTTGTCATAGTTGAAAACTCCTTGTTATGTAGGTTGTAATTGAAAATTCACACTAATCTTATTGTACGTTGCTATGTTTAGAAAAACAATGATTCATCATCTTTAGAAAAAATATTTTCGCGTTGCTTGGCAATATCCTTTTCTTTTTCAAGCAAATAGGAAAGTTTATTTTCAAGCATAAGCTGTGTGTTTGCGACGTCATCCTGTACGCGCGATAGCTGCTCAATGGATGTGGCGATTTTTGAATGTATGGACCATGCTGAAAATATATCATCAAAGAAATAATCTGCAAATTTAACAAAGCCATCTACTTCAACCGTAAATGCTTTATGCTGCAAATTCTGTATATCAAGCAGCTCATTATGGAAGCGTTGAAGTGCAATTTGTGCCTTATGAATATAAGCTTCTGAATGGTTTAATTTTTCATGCTTCATCGCTGTCACAATGAGACCACCGCCTAAAAACGTATCCCATGTTGAATAGCTTTTAGCCTTCACTAAACATTCAACTGCGTCCGTTAAAGCACGCATTGCATCTTTACCGGCTGTTTGCGCCTCAATAATTTCCTTTTTCAATTGTTTAGCATATAACTCCTGCTCTAGCAATTCATTTAATTTCTCTGCTTGCTTCGGTGCATGCTGCATAAGCCAGAGCTCTTTTTTCCTCGTCAATTTTTCTATTTGCTGTATAATCGCTTGCTCATCTGCTCCCCTTAATTTATCGCATAAAGCATTTAAGTCATGCTGCAAATCCTCATACATAAGCTGACTTTCAATTAATTTTAATTCCTTTGTCGCTACAACGCCAAACTGCTCTTCAAGCAACTCATCGTATTTTCCTGTCCATTTATGGAATAGCTGAACAAAGGAAAATTGATCGAGCTTATTTAATTGCTTTCTAGCCTCGAATAATTGCTGTTCGTAGCTTTCAATATCACGCTGTGCTCGGCGAATTTGCTGCTCAATTGCTTGCTTTTGCTTCGTTAACTTTTCGATTGCTAATAAACGCATTTGATAGTCCGTATATTGCTGCTGTAGTTCTTTCCACTCCATTGCCATCCCTCCTAGTTTGATTATAGCACCCAATAAATGTTTGCGGGCGAATTTGCCCCGTTAGTGAGCGAATTTTCAATTTTAACGAGCGAATCTCACTCGTTAATGAGCGAATCGTTACCTTAGAACTATAAAAAGCGTCCAAAATGCCGGCAATTGCACAACATTTTGGACGCTTCTCTCCTGCTTTATAATGGGATATTCCCATGTTTTTTATATGGTCGGTCCTCATGCTTTGTTGATAGCATATCTAATGCTTGAATAAGCTTAATGCGTGTTTCACGAGGGTCAATAACATCGTCTACCATACCGCGCGATGCCGCTACATATGGATTCGCAAATTTCTCTTTGTATTCTTCGATTTTTGCTGCACGTGTTGCCTCTGGGTCGCTTGATTTCGCGATTTCGCCTGCATGGATAATATTTGCTGCACCTGCTGCACCCATCACAGCAATTTCTGCATTCGGCCAAGCGAATACGAGGTCTGCTCCTATTGCCTTTGAATTTAGTGCAACATATGCACCACCATAAGCTTTACGTAAAATTACTGTAATTTTTGGTACTGTTGCCTCTGAGTATGCGTATAAAATTTTCGCCCCATGGCGGATGATGCCCCCATGCTCTTGCTTCACGCCCGGGAAGAAGCCTGATACATCCTCAAATGTAATCACAGGTACGTTATAAGCGTCACAAGTACGAACGAAGCGTGCTAGCTTATCTGACGAGTCGATGTCTAAGCCACCAGCTAAAAACTTCGGCTGGTTACATACTAAACCGACAGATTCGCCTGCGATACGAGCAAAGCCTACTACGACGTTTTTCGCAAATTCCTTTTGCACTTCCATAAAGGAGCCTTCATCGACAACTTGCTCGACCACTTTACGTACATCGTATGATTTCGTTTGGTCAATTGGCACAACGTCCACAAGCTCTGAACGATATTCGTCACCAGCAGTGTATGGCGCTTTCGGAGCCTTTTCTTTATTATTTTGTGGTAAATAGCTTAATAGCTGTTGAATTTGCTTGATTGCTTCTTCTTCATTCGGTGCGCGGAAATGTGCGTTACCGCTAATCGTATTATGCACCTTTGAGCCACCTAAGCCTTCAGATGAAATTTGCTCACCTGTTACTGTTTCAATTACCTTTGGCCCTGTAATAAACATTTGTGATGTTTTATCGACCATTAAAATAAAGTCTGTAATTGCAGGAGAATAGACAGCTCCCCCCGCGCAAGGCCCCATAATTACAGAGATTTGTGGAATCACACCCGAGTAAATCGAGTTGCGGTAGAAAATATGACCGTAACCGTCTAATGATAATACCCCTTCTTGAATGCGCGCGCCACCGGAATCGTTAATGCCGATAAAAGGTGTGCCGTTTTTAGCTGCTAAGTCCATTACTGCTGCGATTTTTTTCGCGTGCATTTCGCCAAGTGCACCACCGAAAACCGTAAAATCTTGTGCGAATAAATAGACATTGCGTCCGTTAATTTTTCCGAAGCCTGTAACAACGCCATCACCAGGGCCCTCTAAATCAGCCATGCCAAAATCAATTGTGCGGTGCGTAATAAATGGATTAATTTCAACAAATGTCCCTTCATCTAATAATAACTCGATGCGCTCGCGAGCAGTTAATTTCCCCTTTTCATGCTGCTTAGCGATACGAGCATCGCCACCACCTTGTTCAATCACGCTTTTGCGGTCATATAGCTCATGGATTTTGTCAAACATATCAATTGTTGTTGTCATTATTTTTATTCCCCTTTTCCACTTTTGTCACATAATTCGTAAAGTACGCCGAATGAATCTTTCGGATGTAAAAATGCTACCTCTGCGCCACCAGCACCAGGACCCGGCTCCTCTGACAGCAGGCGTACGCCTTTTTCACGTAGCTCTGCCATGCGCTCACGAATATCCGTTACCCCGAACGCAATATGGTGAATGCCTTCCCCGCGCTTTTCTATGAAGTTATGAATTGTGCTTTCTTCACTCATCGGTGCGAGCAACTCTAATTTGACATTACCAGCATCGATAAAAGCAACTTTCACTTTTTGAGAAGCGACCTCTTCTATTTTCAATAAAGTGAGCCCGAGCGTTTCTGTGTAATATGTAATGCGCTCCTCAATATTTTTCACAGCTATCCCGATATGATCTACTTTTTTCATCGAATTATTATCCCCCTACAGTCAATTGTGCTTGAGAAATTTCAAAGATTTGATAAACTAAATACAGACATGCTTAAGGAGCGATTAGAAATGAGCAATAAAAAATTTCAAAAGGTCGTAGTTTACTCAATGGTTGTCATTATGTTAGTTTCAACAATCGCAATGGGTGTAGCGGCTATTATGTAAAAGGGGTTGCTTTTATAGCACCCTCTTTTATTTTTGCAAGCCCGCAAAAGACCGTTTAATCGCTAAATACTTATCCATTTCTTCGATGCATTGATACAGTGCTGCCATCGCCAAAAAGGTTTGATGGTTTGTCGGCAAAGGCAACTGTGCAAACTTTACCTTGACAGCATCTAGCTTTTCAATAAAGTGACTAGCTGTATTTCCCGAATGCACATGCTCACTTAAATCCTCCATAAAAACAGCTACTATTTCCGCCTGTTGTACTATAACAGGCAAAGCAGTAATTTTCGGTAAAATTCGTTCAATTATTTCAAGCTGCTGTTCTCGCATATCAAAATATACATAATATAAATTACTTTTGCGCGTTAAGTGGTTTTCAACATCCTGAAAGGCAAGCGCCTTCGCTTTATTAATAACAGTTGCCGCTTCAATCAGCTCATTGCCATCCCACAATGTATCTCCATTCCTTAAATATTGCGCAATTTCTGAAAATATCTTTTGGTAATATGCCTCAATTTGTAGGCGATATTTGTCTAGCTTCGGTTGAATATCAGGCATATACATATTAACTGCTAATCCTACACCATAGCCGATAAGCATTAAGCTTATTTCATTTTGTAAAAGAGCTAGCGAAAAGTGCCCTACCGAATAAATATGCAAAATGATTACAGCGCTCGATACAAAGCCTGCTGTAATGTGAAATGATACGAGCAAAGGAATAAAAACAATGAACATTAACCCTAGCATAATCGGATGATAACTAATTAGCTCAAAGCATAACCATGCTAGCAACATCCCTAATATACTAGCAACAAATCTTGTATAAACCGCATGAACAGATTTTCTTTTTGTTGGTTGAATACATAAAATCGTTAAAATACCTGCTGCCGTATAAAATTGTAAATCGAAAAAATGTGCGATTGCGATTGCAAGTGCTGCGCCAACAGCCGTTTTTAACGTTCGGTAGCCAATCGAAAACTTTTTCATTGGAATGAAGGCTCCTCTTCTCGCGTGAAAAATACGGAGGGGCTGTCCGAAAAGGGCATTTTGTATTGGAATCGCATTGAAAAAGAGATATTTGCTCTTCTCCTTTACTTAAGAGAAACACCGCTAAACTTTTTGCTTCTCTCGTTTTCAAAGAAAGCTCTCTGCAACCCTTTTGCCAAAACACCATCGTCAGTGTCCAAAATACCGATGATGCACGGCTTTTGGACGTCCCCTCTATTTTTCATTGCTTGTTAATAGTTATCGTGAGCTTTTGACTTACACTTCTTCACAATATTCTTCGAAATTACCTTGCAAGTTTAATACGACAGACATTGGGTCATGTCCTTCGATTTCATAGCGTCCAACTTCCGCTACAACTTGTCCATCTTTTAATAGTACAAAGGATGGTGAGGATGGTAAATGGTCTTCACCAAAATGATAACGAGCCGCCGCAGTTGCCTCTTTATCTTGACCGGCAAACACTGTTACCAAATGGTCGGGACGTTTATCGTAATGAACTGCTTGTGTTGCTGCTGGACGTGCAATACCGCCTGCACAGCCACATACCGAGTTCACCATTACTAATGTCGTACCTGGGCGAGCAAATGCTGCCTCTACCTCTTCAGGTGTACGCAATTGCTCATAGCCCGCAGCTTCCATTTCAGCACGAGCGGTTGTTGTAATTTGTTGCATAAATAAATCATAGTCCATGTTCATAATTGTATTCGCTCCTTTCATACTATCTCATCATAGCAAGACAATTAATGATATGCAAAGAACTGATTTTCATTGTATCCGTTTATTTTTCAAAGAGCTTATTGACACCTTGTGTGACCGTTAATTTCCCCTGTAAAATCGCTTGTTCAAGCATGTTTACTTGCATTTTATTGTCTGCATTTTGATAAAAGGAATCATGCAAATGGTCCATAATCATCGCATGAAACCAATCGCGCGTTTGCTCATGGCGACGTATCGACCAATAATTAGAGGCTTGCACCTTTTCCTGAAATTGCTCAATCATTTGCCATGTTTCCTGAAGACCTGTTTTAGCGTGTGAGGAAACAGTGAGTGCTGTGCTCATCCAGCCTGGTGTGGCAGGCTGTAAAAAATGCAAAATTTGCTTGTATTCTTGCATCGTTTTACGGGCTGGGCGAATATTATCACCATCGCTTTTATGAACAATAATACCATCTGCCAGCTCCATAATACCTTTTTTCATTCCCTGCAATTCATCGCCCGCGCCTGTTAGCACAAGAAGTAAGAAGAAATCAACCATACCGCGCACATACGTCTCACTTTGTCCGACCCCTACTGTTTCAATTAAAATGATGTCATAGCCTGCTGCCTCACAAACAAGCATCGTTTCTCGTGTTTTTTTATGAACACCACCTAATGTACCAGCGCTCGGGGACGGGCGAACGTAGGCGTTTGGCTTACGCACAAGCTCCTCCATTCTCGTTTTATCCCCTAAAATACTGCCTCCTGAAATGGAGGAGCTTGGGTCAATTGCTAAAACAGCTACCTTTTTCCCCATATCGCAAAGCATGGAACCAAAAGCTTCGATAAAGGAGCTTTTCCCAGCACCGGGGACGCCTGTAATACCGATACGGATGCTCCTTCCTGTATATGGTAGCAGCTCCTGCAATAAATTTTGCGCCTGCTGTTTATGTGTGGCATTCGAACTTTCAATAAGGGTAATCGCTTTTGACAGGGAAATGCGGTTACCTGCCCGCACCTCCTCGGCCAGTGTAACAACATCAAGTGTATCTTGTTGTTTTTTACGGAATTTTCTCGGCGTGCCATAATTCATACCGTCATGACCACCTTCCACACCGTCCATTACAAATAGCGCACTTTGTTGCTCCGAGCGTTTTTCCATTACTCTGCCACTTCCTCGTAGCCTAATTGTTTATAAATTTCCTCAATAATCTTTTGTGCGGAAACAGGAATTACTGTACCTGGACCAAAAATCGCAACCGCACCTGCTTCATATAAAAATTCGTAATCCTGTGCTGGAATAACCCCGCCACAAATAACAATGATATCTTCACGTCCAAGCTTTTTCAGTTCACCTACTAGCTCTGGTACGAGCGTTTTATGACCTGCCGCTAACGAGGATACACCTACGCAATGAACATCGTTTTCCACAGCCATTTGAGCCGTTTCTTCTGGCGTCATAAATAATGGTGAAATATCTACGTCAAAGCCTAAGTCTGCATAGCCCGTTGCGATAACTTTTGCACCACGGTCATGTCCGTCCTGCCCCATTTTTGCAACTAAAATACGCGGGCGGCGTCCTTCGTTTTCAAGGAATTCTTCCGTCATTTGCTTCACTTCATTAATTTGCTCTTCATCTGAGAAATTGGAAGAGTAAACGCCTGAGATTGAGCGGATAATCGCTTTATGACGACCTGATACCTTCTCAATGGCATCTGAAATTTCACCTAGCGATGCACGCGCACGCGCCGCGTCCACAGCTACTGCTAGCAAGTTTTCCTCACCAGTTTGTGCCGCCTTTGTCAGACGTGCTAAATGCTTTTGAACTTCCTCTTCATTGCGATTAGCTTTCATTTTTTCTAAACGTTCAATTTGCTGCTCGCGCACGACAGCGTTATCAATATCTAAAATATCGATTGGCTCTTCCTCTGCTAAACGATATTTATTTACACCGACAATCGTTTCTGTTTTCGAATCGATTTTCGCTTGACGCTTTGCAGCAGCCTCCTCTACCTTCATTTTTGGTAAGCCTGTGTCGATTGCTTTCGCCATACCTCCAAGCTCTTCAATTTCCTCAATTAAAGCCCATGCTTTTTCTGTCAATTCTTCTGTTAGCTTCTCTACATAGTATGAGCCACCCCATGGGTCAATCACTTTTGTCATACCCGTTTCTTCCTGTAAAAATAGCTGTGTATTACGCGCGATACGTGCCGAAAAATCAGTCGGTAAAGCAATGGCCTCATCTAGTGCATTGGTGTGCAATGATTGTGTATGTCCCATAGCTGCTGCGTTTGCTTCGATTAAAGTACGCGTCACATTGTTGAATGGGTCTTGCTCTGTTAATGACCAGCCAGATGTTTGTGAATGCGTTCTTAATGCTAATGATTTCTCATTTTTCGGATTAAATGTTGACATCATTTGTGCCCAAATTCGACGTGCTGCACGCATTTTTGCAATTTCCATATAATAGTTCATGCCAATCGCCCAGAAGAAGGAGAGGCGCGGGGCAAAGGCGTCAATATCAATTCCTGCCTTTAAGCCTGTGCGCACATATTCCAAGCCATCAGCCAAAGTGTAAGCAAGCTCGATATCATTTGTTGCGCCAGCTTCTTGAATATGGTAGCCCGAAATGGAAATCGAATTGAATTTCGGCATAAATTTCGCCGTGTATTCAAAAATATCAGCGATAATTTTCATTGACATTGCTGGCGGGTAAATATACGTATTACGCACCATATATTCCTTTAAAATATCATTCTGAATCGTCCCTGCAAGCTGCTCCGGCTTAACGCCCTGCTCCTCCGCTGCCACGATATAAAACGCTAATACAGGTAATACCGCTCCGTTCATCGTCATCGATACCGACATTTGGTCTAGTGGAATGCCGTCAAATAAAATTTTGGCGTCCTCTACAGAGTCAATAGCTACACCCGCTTTTCCAACATCACCTGTTACGCGGGGATGGTCAGAATCGTAGCCGCGATGTGTTGCTAAATCGAAGGCAACTGATAGCCCTTTTTGCCCCATCGCTAAATTGCGTCGGTAAAAAGCATTTGATTCTTCCGCTGTTGAGAAACCCGCATATTGACGTACTGTCCATGGACGCGCAACATACATTGTCGGATATGGTCCCCTTGTATTCGGGGCGATGCCTGCTACATCTTGTAAATGCTTAGCGTCTTTAACATCTTTTTTCGTATAAACATTTTTCACTTCGATGCCTTCATTTGTCATAAATGTACTTGTAGCTTGTAGCCCTTCTCCAGCTAGTACATCCTCGATGACAATCCCCTGAAAGTTCGCATTCATCTTTGTACCTCCTTTAAGCTTGCCATCACTGCATTTAGCTTTTCCGTAATGTTTTGACCAGCAAAAATAAAGCCATTTAATCCAGCAGCTAGCCATTCCTGCTCTTGCTCTTTAAATTTACCTGCAACATCTAGTAGCTGCTTGTCCTGCTTTACTTGTAATAAAGCGGGCACTAATTGTAATGTATCCTCATCTGTTGCTGCTACAACGATATAGTTATAATCAGCAGTGGCTAGCCAGCGCTTCGCTTCTTCAATTGTCGCAATCGCATCCGACTGTGCCATCGTCACACCCGCAGTTGCTAAAAAGCCTGCGACAAAATCCGCTCGCGCTTTAAAGTTTTTCAATTCACCAAATGTTAAAACCGCCATTTTTGCATTACATTGCGCATAGTTTGCACGTACTTTTTCAAATGGAATCGCTAGTCGCTTTACATGTGCAAATTGCTCATTATCCTCAGTACCGACTTCATCAGCAGGATTAGCATAAATATTTGTCCCAATTAAAGACACCTTACGCGTTTCTATTTGCTGAATACGCGTCTTATACACTTCCTCAATCTGCTTTTCGATTGGATATGCATCTAGCCCTCCAGCTTCTTCAATTTGTAAAAATAGCTGCCACGCTTCTTTCACTAAATCGGCTGTTAATGCTTCAATAAAGTATGAGCCACCTGACGGATCGACCACATTTAAAACATGCGACT harbors:
- a CDS encoding BrxA/BrxB family bacilliredoxin — its product is MNMDYDLFMQQITTTARAEMEAAGYEQLRTPEEVEAAFARPGTTLVMVNSVCGCAGGIARPAATQAVHYDKRPDHLVTVFAGQDKEATAAARYHFGEDHLPSSPSFVLLKDGQVVAEVGRYEIEGHDPMSVVLNLQGNFEEYCEEV
- the mce gene encoding methylmalonyl-CoA epimerase; this encodes MKKVDHIGIAVKNIEERITYYTETLGLTLLKIEEVASQKVKVAFIDAGNVKLELLAPMSEESTIHNFIEKRGEGIHHIAFGVTDIRERMAELREKGVRLLSEEPGPGAGGAEVAFLHPKDSFGVLYELCDKSGKGE
- the prli42 gene encoding stressosome-associated protein Prli42 — encoded protein: MSNKKFQKVVVYSMVVIMLVSTIAMGVAAIM
- a CDS encoding M20/M25/M40 family metallo-hydrolase encodes the protein MTSRLINEFLELVQIDSETKHEEKIAPVLVAKLQELGFDVFQDDAHTRNGHGAGNIIATLQGNADVEPIYFTCHMDTVVPGVGIRPEVRDDGYIYSDGTTILGADDKAGISALFEMVRRLKEENIAHGTIQFIITAGEESGLVGAKELNPKHIIAKYGFAVDSSGKVGEIVTAAPFQAKVNAKIIGKSAHAGVAPEKGISAITIAAKAIAQMKLGRLDFETTANIGRFEGGKATNIVCDEVLILAEARSIVEEKLNAQTAHMKEIFERTAAELGGRAEVEVKLMYPGFRVTESDKVVQVATAAVRAIGGEPKLFASGGGSDANIISGFGIPTVNFAVGYEEIHTTNERMPISELEKLTSLLVEVVKQTVK
- a CDS encoding cupin domain-containing protein, whose protein sequence is MYYNGYYYAQTPMQQYPYHPMMPQHPMQPNNPWHWPHDDSTSMRDYGRHPYVVNLRNATIQNQAFRRAIWTGKHLQTTLMNIRVGEDIGMERHPATDQLLYIEEGQGFVRIGDRRDYFEVERAVNAGDAIFVPAGKWHNVINIGRQPLKLFSIYAPPDHPFGTVEKRKK
- a CDS encoding chemotaxis protein CheW — translated: MDFRKSVVFGCGNEEYAAPVEQVVSIEKLEQITPIPHLPDYLLGFTRIRGELIPVIDFQRILYNTPSTGDLVRMIVLNTDIVNYGLVVSDAKEILDFSDNELQQIGLVNYAKTKYFTAVANLENRMITCVDPKILVNSLDGIREIIEYMHKMLENEQEN
- a CDS encoding DUF1648 domain-containing protein — its product is MLKEPYRPKINLPKSTTEKIADIIGIAALLFAVIFIALNWTTLPAQVPMHFNGVGEIDRWGSKYEILILPIIGIALFFMLQILEKKPHLHNYPARLNESNVEQFYKASKKVLNYTKNICCLIFAYITYEIVIIAQQKKLLLDSSTLIVLLVLLFSIIIFGIVKMMKIK
- a CDS encoding acyl-CoA carboxylase subunit beta, with amino-acid sequence MTTTIDMFDKIHELYDRKSVIEQGGGDARIAKQHEKGKLTARERIELLLDEGTFVEINPFITHRTIDFGMADLEGPGDGVVTGFGKINGRNVYLFAQDFTVFGGALGEMHAKKIAAVMDLAAKNGTPFIGINDSGGARIQEGVLSLDGYGHIFYRNSIYSGVIPQISVIMGPCAGGAVYSPAITDFILMVDKTSQMFITGPKVIETVTGEQISSEGLGGSKVHNTISGNAHFRAPNEEEAIKQIQQLLSYLPQNNKEKAPKAPYTAGDEYRSELVDVVPIDQTKSYDVRKVVEQVVDEGSFMEVQKEFAKNVVVGFARIAGESVGLVCNQPKFLAGGLDIDSSDKLARFVRTCDAYNVPVITFEDVSGFFPGVKQEHGGIIRHGAKILYAYSEATVPKITVILRKAYGGAYVALNSKAIGADLVFAWPNAEIAVMGAAGAANIIHAGEIAKSSDPEATRAAKIEEYKEKFANPYVAASRGMVDDVIDPRETRIKLIQALDMLSTKHEDRPYKKHGNIPL
- a CDS encoding aromatic acid exporter family protein translates to MKKFSIGYRTLKTAVGAALAIAIAHFFDLQFYTAAGILTILCIQPTKRKSVHAVYTRFVASILGMLLAWLCFELISYHPIMLGLMFIVFIPLLVSFHITAGFVSSAVIILHIYSVGHFSLALLQNEISLMLIGYGVGLAVNMYMPDIQPKLDKYRLQIEAYYQKIFSEIAQYLRNGDTLWDGNELIEAATVINKAKALAFQDVENHLTRKSNLYYVYFDMREQQLEIIERILPKITALPVIVQQAEIVAVFMEDLSEHVHSGNTASHFIEKLDAVKVKFAQLPLPTNHQTFLAMAALYQCIEEMDKYLAIKRSFAGLQK
- a CDS encoding DUF4003 family protein, which encodes MEKIIQLFEQNYKEIEKFAGWSVGKPVVLLMASYYTVRQQEVNIAELEEAVSAIKKETGFFSTLRTNLLVQYIYAMHIAGEPDKKEAINELLSNTEILRKAKFSNTSYTTIAALFLTNEFKEQQAQRAQIVYREMRKRHKFLTSYDDVPVAVLFALDDVDIELRTNTMRRYYDELKEAKFSQGNELQALSQILTMPSIEYNEQFVPYIIAIKQQLEQAKIKVRPALYISIGFLALTQINDKQLRQLIELYEMFKSQKYLKWYKDQAFAIAVQQYLPTRTLEANELLSVVSIELLISMQYAIMAATTAVAVSSSSSGD